A stretch of the Parabacteroides timonensis genome encodes the following:
- a CDS encoding DUF452 family protein, producing MKIIKQTDNHAARLLLFFSGWSASPQLFTRLETREETDIMLCYDYRETAFEEDLSRYEEIHLVAWSMGVRMAECALTDKYTLTSATAINGTSRPIHDTYGIPEKIFKGTLDNLTTEGLRRFNRRMCGTREILARYDACPPRPLEEVKEELEAIYNRFAPSTDTAGKQFPWTRAVIGSDDHIFPVANQHAWWDSRCPVTEITAPHYPFYLWKQWNEL from the coding sequence ATGAAAATAATAAAACAAACAGATAATCACGCCGCACGTCTCCTTCTCTTCTTCTCCGGTTGGTCCGCATCTCCGCAACTATTCACCCGGTTGGAGACCAGGGAAGAAACAGACATTATGCTCTGCTACGACTACAGGGAGACGGCATTCGAGGAAGACCTCAGCCGGTACGAAGAGATACACCTCGTCGCCTGGTCGATGGGAGTCCGGATGGCAGAATGTGCATTGACAGACAAATACACACTCACCTCTGCAACCGCCATCAACGGAACCTCCCGCCCGATACATGACACATACGGCATTCCCGAAAAGATTTTCAAGGGCACACTCGACAATCTGACAACCGAAGGTCTCCGACGTTTCAACCGCCGCATGTGCGGTACCCGCGAGATACTCGCCCGATACGATGCTTGTCCGCCCCGCCCGCTGGAAGAGGTAAAGGAAGAATTAGAAGCCATCTACAACCGCTTCGCTCCGTCGACCGATACTGCCGGCAAGCAGTTCCCCTGGACACGTGCCGTCATCGGTTCAGACGACCACATATTCCCGGTAGCCAACCAGCACGCCTGGTGGGACAGCCGCTGTCCGGTAACCGAAATAACAGCCCCTCATTACCCCTTTTACCTATGGAAACAGTGGAACGAATTATAA